A window of Streptomyces marispadix contains these coding sequences:
- the ftsW gene encoding putative lipid II flippase FtsW: MRRSRTSKPGADKPRTAKPAADKSRTSTPGAAKPRTARPGAAKSRTTAKPRTGKGTSPAAAPAPKRPPRLRRLPGGPSGRGGGSGTPAFLAKARRAWDRPLTAYYLILGGSLLLTVLGLVMVFSASQIEALQSGLSSTYFFRKQLVAAVVGAALLLLASRMPIRLHRALAYPLLAVSVVLMCMVQVPGLGHAVNGNRNWIYLGGPFQLQPSEFAKLALVMWGADLLARKRSRRMLNQWKHMLVPLVPVGLLLLGLIMLGGDMGTAIILTAVLFGLLWLAGAPTRLFAGVMAVAAVIGSLLIMTSPNRMARLTCIGATDPGANDQCWQAVHGIYALASGGWFGSGLGASVEKWGQLPEPHTDFIFAVTGEELGLAGTLSVLALFAALGYAGIRVAGRTEEPFVRYAAGGVTTWITAQAVVNIGAVLGLLPIAGVPLPLFSYGGSALLPTMFAIGLLIAFARSDPAARAALAMRQPALRQRVRRRLAGVRTNTMRRRADRRPSGER; the protein is encoded by the coding sequence GTGCGGCGCTCCCGTACGTCCAAGCCCGGTGCGGACAAGCCGCGTACCGCCAAACCCGCTGCGGACAAGTCGCGTACGTCCACGCCCGGAGCGGCCAAGCCGCGTACGGCCAGGCCCGGAGCGGCCAAGTCCCGCACCACCGCCAAGCCCCGTACGGGCAAGGGCACTTCACCGGCAGCCGCCCCCGCGCCCAAGCGCCCCCCGAGGCTGCGCCGTCTGCCGGGCGGACCGTCCGGGCGGGGCGGTGGAAGCGGCACACCCGCGTTCCTGGCGAAGGCGAGGCGGGCCTGGGACCGGCCGCTCACCGCGTACTACCTGATCCTCGGCGGCAGTCTGCTGCTCACCGTGCTCGGGCTGGTGATGGTCTTCTCGGCGTCGCAGATCGAGGCGCTCCAATCCGGCCTGTCCTCCACGTACTTCTTCCGCAAGCAGCTCGTCGCCGCGGTCGTCGGTGCCGCGTTGCTGCTGCTCGCCTCCCGTATGCCGATCAGACTGCACAGGGCGCTGGCGTATCCGCTGCTCGCCGTCTCCGTCGTGCTGATGTGCATGGTGCAGGTGCCGGGACTCGGGCACGCGGTCAACGGGAACCGCAACTGGATCTATCTGGGCGGCCCGTTCCAGCTCCAGCCGAGCGAGTTCGCCAAGCTGGCACTGGTGATGTGGGGCGCCGACCTCCTCGCCCGCAAGCGCTCCAGGCGGATGCTGAACCAGTGGAAGCACATGCTCGTACCGCTGGTGCCCGTAGGGCTGCTGCTGCTCGGACTCATCATGCTCGGCGGCGACATGGGGACCGCGATCATTCTCACAGCGGTCCTCTTCGGCCTGCTGTGGCTCGCGGGCGCTCCCACAAGGCTGTTCGCCGGTGTCATGGCGGTGGCCGCCGTGATCGGCTCGCTCCTCATCATGACCAGCCCGAACAGGATGGCGCGGCTGACCTGCATCGGCGCCACCGACCCGGGCGCCAACGACCAGTGCTGGCAGGCCGTCCACGGGATCTACGCGCTCGCATCGGGCGGATGGTTCGGTTCCGGCCTCGGTGCCAGTGTGGAAAAATGGGGTCAACTCCCCGAACCACACACCGACTTCATCTTCGCCGTGACCGGGGAGGAACTCGGTCTGGCGGGGACGCTGTCGGTGCTCGCTCTCTTCGCGGCTCTAGGCTATGCGGGTATCCGCGTGGCCGGACGCACGGAGGAGCCCTTCGTGAGGTATGCCGCGGGGGGCGTGACCACCTGGATCACGGCGCAGGCCGTGGTCAACATCGGTGCGGTGCTCGGTCTTCTGCCGATCGCCGGTGTCCCGCTCCCGCTGTTCTCCTACGGAGGCTCAGCCCTGCTGCCGACGATGTTCGCCATCGGGTTGCTCATCGCCTTCGCGCGAAGCGACCCCGCGGCCAGAGCGGCTCTGGCCATGCGGCAGCCTGCTCTGCGGCAGCGCGTGCGGAGAAGGCTGGCAGGGGTGCGAACGAACACGATGAGACGGCGCGCGGATCGGCGGCCGTCCGGAGAGCGGTGA